TATATGAACTATGGTCTACATTTGGTAAAATAAGATAGCATCTTGTAGAAGGTATATGTACTATGGTCTACATTTGGTAAAATAAGATAGCATCTTGTAGAAGGTATATGAACTATGGTCTACATTTGGTAAAATAAGATAGCATCTTGTAGAAGGGTATATGAACTATGGTCTACATTTGGTAAAATAAGATAGCATCTTGTAGAAGGGTATATGAACTATGGTCTACACTTGGTAAAATAAGACAGCATCTTGTAGAAGGTATATGAACTATGGTCTACACTTGGTAAAATAAGACGGCATCTTGTAGAAGGGTAGATGAACTATGGTCTACACTTGGTAAAATAAGAGAGCATCTTGTAGAAGGTATATGAACTATGGTCTACACTTGGTAAAATAAGATGTCTACAGTTGGTAAAATAAGATGGCATCTTGTAGAAGGTATATGAACTATGGTCTACATTTGGTAAAATAAGATGGCATCTTGTAGAAGGTATATGAACTATGGTCTACATTTGGTAAAATAAGATGGCATCTTGTAGAAGGTATATGAACTATGGTCTACATTTGGTAAAATAAGATGGCATCTTGTAGAAGGTATATGAACTATGGTCTACACTTGGTAAAATAAGATGGCATCTTGTAGAAGGTATATGAACTATGGTCTACATTTGGTAAAATAAGATGGCATCTTGTAGAAGGGTATATGTACTATGGTCTACACTTGGTAAAATAAGATAGCATCTTGTAGAAGGTATATGAACTATGGTCTACACTTGGTAAAATAAGATGGCATCCTGTAGAAGGTATATGTACTATGGTCTACATTTGGTAAAATAAGATGGAATCTTGTAGAAGGGTATGTGTACTATGGTCTACACCTTTGATAAAATAAGATAGCATCTTGTAGAGGGGTATATGAATTATGGTCTACACCTTTGTAATTCAGAGGTCAACTTGTAGATGGGTATAATACTGTGGTCTATACTTGATAAACATTAGGTATCAACTTGTAGAGGGGTATAATATCATGATCTATACTTGATATACATTAGGTATCAACTTGTAGAGGGGTATAATATCATGGTCTATACTTAATATACAATAGGTATCCACTTGTAAAGAGGTACCGGGTATATTGTAACATAAGACATAACAACTCTGGCGATGATGAATGGTGAAACTGCAGAATTCCTCCTGTTGATATGAGGCTGAATAACAAGGCCAAATCCATGGCTACTGTCTGCTGAGCTATCTTGTAATATGTCCTCCACAAATTAATGTCTTCTGAAGTGAAAGTATTGATCAAACTCTACTACACTTGATAAATCAGATACCACCATCTTTGTCAGTCAGGATGCTTTTACAGAGACAGAGTAGTGACCAGGGCCAGCACTTGGTAGACATGAGAGAGTCGCCCAATTCACTTCACGCTTGTAATGTTGTGATCTTCCCGTGCGATGCATGAACACTTCCAGGAACAATGTGATGTTGTTTGAGAGGACTCGAGAGACATGACGTTTGAGATGACGCGAGAGACATGACGTTGTTTGAGATGACTCGAGAGACGTGACGTTGCTTGAGAAGACTCGAGAGACGTGGCGTTGCTTGAGAAAACTCGAGAGACGTGACGTTGTTTGAGAGGACTCGAGAGACGTGACGTTGTTTGAGAGGACTCGAAAGACGTGATGTTGTTTGAGAGGACACGAGAGACATGACATTGTTTGAGAGGAGTTTTGTCAACGAGGCTCCAGGTCTTTCAGGCACATCATGGATTTTCCGGTTCCTATGGAAGAGGAGCGACGTCAATCTTCAGAATGTGTCCAAGTCCTGCTTTACTCTGGAGAGCCTGCAAGGAACAAATGTAGTTTTTACAATTATGAAGCAGACAGGTATATCTGAGGTCTGTGTTTTCACTTGTTCAGTTCACAAATTTTTGGAAAAGAAAATCTAAATGCTAAAAGGAGCTGAATCAAACTTCAGGTCGAGGAATTTTCCAATCTAGCAACAACAGGAGATACTttgaaaaactattttatatttagtttgtgCTTCTGTGAGCTAAGGTAAACTTTCaacaattttattgttttgaaatagCAAACATAatagactgacagacagagaagagagtacacatacatgtatatactaactGCAAATACTGCAAATAATGTAtattgtaaagtaaagtaaagtttgttttatttaacgacgccactagagcacattgattttttatcttatcatcggctattggacgtcattctgacactgtttgttagaggaaacctgctgttgccacataggctactcttttacgacaggcagcaagggatcttttatttgcgcttcccacaggcaggataacataaaccatgacctttgttgaaccagttatggatcactggtcggtacaagtggtttacacctacccattgagcctcagggtttggagtcggtatctggattaaaaatcccatgcctcgactaggatctgaacccagtacctaccagtccgtagaccgatggcctaaccatgacgccaccgaggccggtacaatgtatattgattgccactatttaccttatgtagCTCATAGAAAGACCTGTTTAATATCACCAGAAAAAAATGTGACGAGAACGGTAGCGCCCATGCAAGCTTTTAATATaagactggtacttatctttgctatacaaatcggaaaacactggtttaatagacatcttcaaAGACGTATCAATTCCATCAAAActcctttgcctatttaatttattattaattagaaacagttcacttttgtaaggtaatagataCGTCTGATAAGAATAACTCATTTATGCTGTTCATACagttataaagaaaacaaaggaattgatttaaatattggCTTCTGAACAAATGAACTTGTTACGAAAATCAGCGAAGTTGGcaaaattgtctcgattagttccTATCTtttagcctacaaagcttacaTGAGGTCCCGGAATTGGCAAGCATGTAACTTTctactttctttttaaaagacaaaaacaattcaaaagtgtacagaataataaaaaagcaGGAAAGAAATGATATTAGGTAGGCCTATGTAGGAATAGGCTTAGGTCTCGTTTACAAAAACCCAggaaagaaatgataataggtagGCCTATGTAGGAATAGGATTAGCTCTTGTTTACAAAAACCCAggaaagaaatgataataggtagGCCTATGTAGGAATAGGCTTAGCTCtcgtttacaaaaacattttttttatgtttattatatttctttctttatctttaaaagaaataaaataaaactacattaaaatatttgtatttctgctAAAGGTTAATAAATGTAcatctgttatttatatatgtacaaaatatagtaacagtaatcaatgtTCATAGCCgactatttaatatgtatatatgtacaaaatatagtaacagtaatcaatgtTCATAGCCcactatttaatatgtatatatgtacaaaatatagtaacagtaatcaatgtTCATAGCCcactatttaatatgtatatatgtacaaaatatagtaacagtaatcaatgtTCATAGCCcactatttaatatgtatatatgtacaaaatatagtaacagtaatcaatgttcatagcccactatttaatttttgtttcaatatgTTTGTTAGAAAGTaacagaccatgtgactggaacatgatttgatgcgcagtactctgtggcatattgaccaaattatttttactcttggcaTTCTGAATgcacacgctggtctacttgacaactcGTTATACATTTATGGGTCACTTTTAGCTTATCTTTATTATAGCATCCCGCGTTTGCAATAAAATCCTTTCTATAATGACAGATATTGTCAGAGTTTGTCTATTTTTCATCAACAACAATGGGACCATTCTAGATCAATAACGTAATGCTGAATTGACATAGATGTCAGAGCCGTTCGTAACTGGTAGTGGTAGGGGAAAATGTAGGGAGGGAGACTGATtgtgtaattgttgaattaaaaatgccatgtgAATGTCAATGCCAcaaccaacactatcaattaaactaattgtaggcctacgattaagaagttattttaaaaaataatttaatattacgaGGGATCTAATATAGTCGGTAGagcacacctgagatgcttgggtcgtgGTTCTAATTGAACCACCTCCTCGGAACCAGTGGGCTTTTCCCATCACAAGTATCGTAATCATGTTgattgtacataataatgaagtTGAAGACAAGTTGGTTTGTATACTAGTCCGGAGGGGCGTAGAACGTGTGCTTCTTCCTTTGAAtgcacgttcatcaaaccatctaacactgaaaacgtctctataattgtgtgcatcaaattatctcaatagtacatatcattgtaataaaaaaatcaaattgtctgcatcagtgtatgtcataattatatttctatagcacTACTCctgaaaattttaataaattataactccattcctgaaagggaatagaagtcagactacactaatgaaccaaacaacataaaattaaaattaaaatgctaaggtgagtgaaaaccaagcgttactaatttatgaagtaattggtacatgtaaatgtagagaAATAAgttgcaaaaatgaaccaataaaccaataatgttttgtgATTTTTCACTTGCCTAAGCGTTTTGAGATGTGCAATTTTTCATTCGCcatggtttttcaaaagccaaggactgctGATTCTtagcaaaatataatattatgccaATATGACACTTCACCTGCAAAGCCTGGGTTTTCTTGGAATACTCCTTTCTCTGGTTCTTGTTTTTCGGATCATCATAATAATCGGCGAAACTCAACACGATGAGAATTTTCTTCAAATGACGGCATGATTCTGAAAAACATACGGGCAATACCAGTGAACACTCAGCTGTTAAAAAATGtgatttatatattatagaCAATACAAAAGTGACAACTGAATGAATGCACAATgaaagaacaaacaaataagccagtcatataaataaaaataacagataTAAGTACATGCTTATATTCTCATATATCCAGGTTTCATCTTCTTACTGTAAATAACTTGAACAGTTTTTCTATTACAAGTATTCTGCTGAATTCAAGGACTGCTGAATCAGAGAGAATATTAAACATACCGTGGATACCTTGAACTGATTTTTGAATTTTTGTactatcatattttttaaattcaaggaCAGTAACAAATTAAAACTCTCAGCAACTTGAAAGGATTACTGAATAAATTAGACGCTTTCTTTTAActtctatactcttcaaaacatGTAGGGGAAcctcaaatattaatattaatatcaactactAGATCGAACACACATTttaaccacagacatcctagtaaataacgttcaggtctgtttatcaacacaccgaaacacattccatagtttgcatgtgcatcacgcagttacaccgtacacgtgcgtggggtgtcattctcgattttgacaatttccaggaaggtcgataatcactgtggaacattatttgtttcaatcattttcattctgttggtcaacaattgttattgttttcagtaatttttattgtttgaatgtgcgatttactgataaaaaaacatcaactttcaaatttcacttttgaccccaattgtccttcaagatctttcgtgatcataaaacctactgtaatactgaactaccggttataatgtttgcccagttaattcactattatcatataaccattccccacagctaatataccttacaattttggcaattgtaaattcttattaaatttcctctactttttttgaagagtatatattctgTCAAGGACCGATAGGTCAGTAAACACATAAAACTTACTGTTATTCTGTCAAGGACCGATAGGTCAGTAAACACATAAAACTTACTGTTATTCTGTCAAGGACCGATAGGTCAGTAAACACATAAAACTTACTGTAGATAGCTTGAAGAGCTTTTTGTATTACAGGTATTCTTTTAAATTCAATGACTAATAGGTGATTCCGAGCTTGACCAGCTATGAAGCATGACGTGGCTACCTGCGCTCTGagcttacccccccccccccccctttgatGTACGGCGACGCGGTCCCTTTGAAGAGgaagaggaggaagaggaaatgtgtgccaggggcggctcagggGGGATGAAAgttggcggtcccttctgcgtcgccgcccccaacGACCCCACTGAGAAGAGGACTCCACCGATCACAGAGAAGACCACAACGGAGGTGAACAACGACGAGCTGGATACAGCGATGTACCAATCACCGCCACTGGTTCCTACTTCGACCCCCAACAGGGCGACTCCGGTTCCTGAATCGAGCCTGGCAACAGCTGACTGATGGAAGTCACTTCGAGTTTCACATCATCAGGACTCAGGAAGGACACTTGGGACTCATCTTGACCCTATGGCACCACGGCTACTACTGACAAGCGATCCTGCTGCTAGAGATGGATAACCAGACCATCCACAGGATTGTCAAGGTAGTCATTGGCACTGCACTGATGCAATGGAGGAATGACATCCCGAACCTGTACCTAGGACAGGTAGCCTCCTTTTTGGGCACGTTGGGACTTTAACATTTTTGGGCCGTCATTCAAAATTTTCTgcgtttttttttgtaaacagtccaacacactttactttggtttaaacaatatttattagcaaatttggtattggccaacaggcaagtgcctatattaaggcctctccctacatttaacaaatatacatgttatacatcaagatggctagaacaatattacaataaagataacaCGGATAGTTGGGGGAATAGAAGAGAGGAGTGTgtagaagaaacaaagaataaatagcaAACAATTAGAATGGTTAATTGGTCTCGAAACGCTtactattaataagaaaattctgaacagatttaaatatagagatattTTTTTGGACACTTAAATTTGAATATCCAAATAGCAAAGTATGACACTTGAGATTATAATAGTTCAGTAAATGGGTATTGCGAGCTGCAACATATATTGGGCAAAAACATAGAAAATGTTCTGCATCTTCAACTGGATGGCCACAAATACAAGAAGGGGTATCTGTCACATGTCGTACAAATTTGTGACCGTTCAAATCACTGGTACCCAAACGGAGTCGGCTATGTAGAATCTGTTGCCATCTATCACCTTCATAAAAATAAGATGGAACAGCAGGGTcgtgtttgttcatttgtattttaaacaattttaatgaaGAAGAATTTCTAATATCAGGCAAAAGAttattccataattttactgctgaaggaaagaaggagtttgaaaacaattttactttgaTTGCCCatcaaaattgctcaaatcaccttaaaaccttttcagccgagcactctaatttatttttgggttttaatttgttttggttcCAGACATGAGCAGG
The Gigantopelta aegis isolate Gae_Host unplaced genomic scaffold, Gae_host_genome ctg6337_pilon_pilon:::debris, whole genome shotgun sequence DNA segment above includes these coding regions:
- the LOC121366594 gene encoding F-box only protein 41-like; protein product: MCELNDDDATALCRSGLNNLSVLELNGTPVTPRAIQVIYKSCRHLKKILIVLSFADYYDDPKNKNQRKEYSKKTQALQALQSKAGLGHILKIDVAPLP